acacacaaaaggATAGAGTTTCCCAATAAAAAACTGACCAGTGTAAGAGTAGATATGAAACATGGACTTAACATCATGAAAAGAGACCAAACCCTTCTTATAATCCACAAACACACCAACTCTCTGAGGATTCATACTCAGAGAAAGAGGATCACTTGAAGCATTATACTTTTCATATCTCTTACTCACAGTCCAGAATCCATTTTCAGGACTCAGACTGATCGAGCTCTTCCACTCAGCAGATTCTCTGGCCACTCCTAAATTCCACACAGTTTGATCCTTCACCTGCACCTCAAAGTAAAAACACCCTGAAGAGAATGCTTCCTTTCCTACAACACCAAGATATTTAGTAAACCTGTTATTTCCCCCAACctttctgttgtgtgtgtgtcccCATTTGACTTGTTTTCCATCTTCAGACACAATGAGATCACGATGAGCAGAATCAGCATCAAGAGTCACGTTCACTGCTGGAAATATAGAAAATTCTGCTTTACAGATCAGCAaattataaacatataaacatttttacaggAATCATGGAAACTTTAAAATAACatgataaagaaaaaacaaacaacaaagcaTGTTTGATGATCATTATATTATGAAAATACTGCAGATTATTTCACATCCTGTCTTACTGACTGACTATAATGATCTGTTCACTGTGTTgatctgtttgtttgttgtgttctgttaaacatttacacatttatatgTGTAGATTTCTTTCATGCCATGTCTAAATtaaaatttcttacatttattacacatgtataaaataaagttaagCATGATTATGAGTATGGGAAatgaacatattaaaataattacagtgCTCAAACATTTATACTCACCCATGAGTTTTCTTAAATGATTGATAACTAAAAAACAGAAAGTAtaatgttattaaacatttataaacaacttTTATACTTTGACAAATAGTTATTTTATTCCCTGCTAAAACACACAGTGCTTGTAAACTAGATATTTATGTTGGCTTAAGAAATCAACCATATTGATGCTACTCAAACTCAAAACTACAGTAGTTGTACCCCTTGGGTGCAAGAGTGTCCCAAACATGCCCATAGACTTACAACAATGAAGAAACTCATAGACTGATATTATAGAGCTTCCAGATTGACACaaatgctagcagtgactagctacatgctaataatgATTGTCTAAGTGCTATAACTGCTTACTAAGTATTAAGATTTGATGAAACATGTAAAGTaaacctgctgaaaaatccagcttaaaccagcctaggctggttagctggttttagctggttgaccaggctggttttagaggggttttggccatttccaggctggtttccagctatttccagcctggtcttagctggtcaggctggaaaatgaccagctaaaaccagcttgaccagcctggtttaagctggatatagctggttttggctggactcccagcttggctaggctggtcaagctggttttagctggtcatctcccagcctgaccagctaagaccaggctggaaatggctggaaaccagcctggaagtggccaaaaccctctaaaaccagcctggtcgaccagctaaaaccagccaaccagcctaggctggtttaggctggatttttcaacaGGGAAATGAGGCTTATCTAGTAAAAACCctaacaactgcctagcaataAGTCAGAAAACCtgagcaaccacctagcaacaccttagcaaccaccttgcaCCTCTTAGACATCAGGGTTGGTTTATACCATTCATATTGGTAAGAAGCTTTGATGCATCATCactctaagctgtcaatcaactatatagcaacaaaacagattaacctagcaaccatttaacaaCAGCTGTATCTCAGTATCAGAACTCTGTAGGGAAAcactagaaaccactcagaacatcttaTCAAAtgcctagcaactactcagaacataccagcaactgcctagcaacatgtTAGCAACCCCTCAGAACAGTCTGTTGAGCCTCAGtaacattgagtatgtttacatggacaccaatactctgatttaatacaattaagacagTATTCTGATTAAGAGTCTTTCGTGTAAATGATTTTTTATTACCTTTATCCAACTAAGGTCATAATCAAGTATTCCTATTTTAGACACATTACTGAAGTGTagtgtaaacaccgcaatcacaCTAATACTGTCATGTATTTTTCACTACATTTTGTGTCAGGCGTCTgatgaaaaacaaatgaaaatggcTTCAAGCAAGAGAGCACATTGTTGGTGCGAGTGAGAAACGATAATTATGCAGAGAATTCTGGGAGAAAGGGACATTATGAAGtgactttaatttaaatattgtcATGAGGGAATGAATAAAAGGTTGTTGAATGAAATGTCAAAGCTAGCCTGTTGCTTAAGAATTTGTATCCAACACagagggaatgggagatgagtttATTCtccaaacacacctataactcattaagaaaataagctcaacccttttagaccatgcgccacggcgcaaagcgcatttttccatccttattttagcaaaagtggattctgacacgccctgaatgtgtttgcgccctgctctttgcactttgcacatggatcgtcaaaatagagccttatgagtgtgtatggatgtttccctgtactgggttgcagctgaaagggcatccgctgagtaaaacatatgctaagacataagttggcggttcattccattgtggcgaccccagataaataaagggactaagccaaaaagaaaacaaatgaatgaataacttaagggatagttcacccaaaattgaaaatcctGTCATCGTTTATCTGTCATCACCTTTTACctcttccaaacctgtttgacttttttcttctgttgaacatgaagaTATTCTGTAGaaatctggaaacctgtaaccactgacttttatagtatttgtttttttccactatggaagtcaatgggtacaggttttcagcattcttcagaaaatctccttttgtgtttaacagaagaaagaaactcataaaggtttgaaactccacaacagtgagtaaatgttcattgttGGGTGATCCATCCCTTTAATAAAGACAAACTCACCACTTTTCATTCTGCTGTTCTCATGCTGTAGTCGCCTGTGTTCTGAAGAAACATTAGGAGAAAGAAAAGAATTCAGACACcagaaacattgaataaaaacatcATTTCAGACTGAGGAACAATAACTGCAAATCACAAGACACAAGATATACACAAACATATGTGAATACACTGTTAattcaatattataaaaaaaataaaataaaacaaaaataaaaaataaatcaataacctGATAAGTAAAAAGTACTCCGTATTTTATCTTGCCATTCCTTATTTGACTGTTGTAAACAATTCAGAGTAAAGATGAGAAAACAGcattacacttattttaaatgttttaaatactgtgacgtggtggcgcagtaggtagtgctgtcacctcacagcaagaaggtcgctggttcgagcctagaccgggtcagttgacatttcagtGTGGAGATGCTTGTTCTTCCCGTGTACGCCTGGGTTTCcgacgggtgctctggtttcctccacaagtccaaaaacatgtgctataggtaaattgagtaagctaaattgtccatagtgtatctATGTGAGTGTATCATAGTGTATCGAATGAGTGCgtctgtgtttcccagtactgggttgcagctggaagggcatctgctgtgtaaaacatgtgctgaataagttggcggttcattccattgtggcgaccccagataaataaagggactaagccgaaaagaaaacaaatgaatgaataacttaagggatagttcacccaaaattgaaaatcctGTCATCGTTTATCTGTCATCACCTTTTActtcttccaaacctgtttgacttttttcttctgttgaacacgaataTATTCTGTAGaaatctggaaacctgtaaccactgacttttatagtatttgtttttttccactatggaagtcaatgggtacaggttttcagcattcttcagaaaatctccttttgtgtttaacagaagaaagaaactcataaaggtttgaaactccacaacagtgagtaaatgttcattgttGGGTGATCCATCCCTTTAATAAAGACAAACTCACCACTTTTCATTCTGCTGTTCTCATGCTGTAGTCGCCTGTGTTCTGAAGAAACATTAGGAGAAAGAAAAGAATTCAGACACcagaaacattgaataaaaacatcATTTCAGActgcaaatcacaaaacacaagatacacacaaacatatgtgaATACACTGTTAATTCAATATTATAAAAgtgaaaacaaacataaaaaaataaatcaatatccTAATTAATGAAAAGTACTCTGTATTTTATCTTGCCATTCCTTATTTGACTGTTGTAAACAATTCAGAGTAAAGATGAGAAAACAGcattacacttattttaaatgttttaaatactgcgacacggtggcgcagaatgtagtgctgtcgccttacagcaagacaTTCAGTTGACAGTTGACATtacagtgtggagtttgcttgttcttcccGTGTACGCCTGGGTTTCcgacgggtgctccggtttccccaagtccaaaaacatgtgctataggtaaattgagtaagctaaattgtccatagtgtatctATGTGAGTGTATCATAGTGTATcgaatgagtgtgtctgtgtttcccagtactgggttgcagctggaagggcatctgctgtgtaaaacgtgctggataagttggcggttcattccgcagcggcgaccccggattgattaagggactaagccgaaaagaaaatgaatgaatgaataattgataaTATTATGTAATTAATCTGATTTCAAAATATTATCAGTCAGCAGCCCTAATGTGAATTACTTGTATATTAAAGTGaactaaaattcatcattaatgTGTTACTTACAATAAGCATAAAGCAGACATAAACgaaatcattatttaattattatttagaatttattACACAGGAAGTTTTAGGCCACAATGTCTAAAAATGGCCAATCACTCAGACTGCAGATGCACAAACGTTGTGGTTTTAAAGGTTATATTTGTGTTAGTAAAACTGACCAAATGTATTTACTGAACTGTTGTGCTTAATGAACTCATGACATTGTGGACAAAAACAGCctgatattgtgatattaatattttgtaaCGTAAGATGATCTCACAGATCTTGGGGCAGATGggtgtgtttattgtgtttttttccatgactaattaattaaatgaatgagtaaattcaACAGCTTTTGTATATATTCATAGTTCTTTGTACAAAGACATTTTCCTCTGCAGCAGCTGTACATGGATTTATCCCAAGCATCATGCTTTACAGATCAGAGGTTTTGATGAGGATTGTTATATAAATCTGtctcttacatacacacacatacacacatttgtaTGTGTAGATTTGCACAAACTCATCATagagtaaattatttttatactgtacaaacagtAAATTTTAGTAAAATTTTATTCCCTTATGTCCTAACCCATACCTCTAACCACAACATTCACAGAAACATTCtggaattttttatataaaaaacaaaagcatCCTATGATTTTAAGCCTTTTGGTTTACTACGACTCTGGTAATGTCTTCAAACAGCATGTTTAAGTAGTAATCTTCATGGCATAGACATTTATTCAGTCATTGTTGATTTAATGAAAATTGTTCATGACTTtaagaaataaattatttaaattaaaagctCTCCGGTTgccttatttacataaaaaatactataagttTACCTCTGTATTTATAAACAGCAACAGCAATCAATATTCCAGCAATCACAATGAGCACAACTGAGACTGAAATCACAATGACTGATGTCCGCCGGTAAAGATACATATTACCTGCAAAATAAAACACTGATTAAGCTAAGAAAATGTATTTCGctgaaattataattaaataatgagCTCAGTATAATTATGACGATTACATACACAGTATAATGTTGATGCACAAATCTACggcttttattgttttaaataatggaaTAGACAAATAAAGACAGAGTTACTCACTTGTAGAGCTGATCAGTGCCTCCAGCATGTGATGCTTCATTTTGACTCTGCAGTGAATCTTGCCGTCTCTCTGATGAACAGTGACGGTGTGTTTCACACTGAATCCATCTGTGTTTCTTTGTGTCTCTGTAGTTTCT
This portion of the Danio rerio strain Tuebingen ecotype United States chromosome 3, GRCz12tu, whole genome shotgun sequence genome encodes:
- the LOC137490066 gene encoding butyrophilin subfamily 1 member A1-like isoform X1 codes for the protein MKLFLFTLLLISGITDSRSDQFAVVGSADSVFAFAGEDVLLPCSVKPNISVVDMKVEWFRLDQEYSVVHLYEDHVDRNTEQIQSYKGRTELNHQQLQTGNASLRLSAVKVSDEGRYKCFIQSKSGSDDATIDFKVEAVGNPPVITVDGFDRSGGLHLLCESEGWHPEPDLEWLDNKGVRLSSETTETQRNTDGFSVKHTVTVHQRDGKIHCRVKMKHHMLEALISSTSNMYLYRRTSVIVISVSVVLIVIAGILIAVAVYKYREHRRLQHENSRMKSEHRRLQHENSRMKSVINHLRKLMAVNVTLDADSAHRDLIVSEDGKQVKWGHTHNRKVGGNNRFTKYLGVVGKEAFSSGCFYFEVQVKDQTVWNLGVARESAEWKSSISLSPENGFWTVSKRYEKYNASSDPLSLSMNPQRVGVFVDYKKGLVSFHDVKSMFHIYSYTGQFFIGKLYPFVCLWSLNSTPLIICDVTNEESE
- the LOC137490066 gene encoding butyrophilin subfamily 1 member A1-like isoform X2, with protein sequence MKLFLFTLLLISGITDSRSDQFAVVGSADSVFAFAGEDVLLPCSVKPNISVVDMKVEWFRLDQEYSVVHLYEDHVDRNTEQIQSYKGRTELNHQQLQTGNASLRLSAVKVSDEGRYKCFIQSKSGSDDATIDFKVEAVGNPPVITVDGFDRSGGLHLLCESEGWHPEPDLEWLDNKGVRLSSETTETQRNTDGFSVKHTVTVHQRDGKIHCRVKMKHHMLEALISSTSNMYLYRRTSVIVISVSVVLIVIAGILIAVAVYKYREHRRLQHENSRMKSEHRRLQHENSRMKSVINHLRKLMAVNVTLDADSAHRDLIVSEDGKQVKWGHTHNRKVKDQTVWNLGVARESAEWKSSISLSPENGFWTVSKRYEKYNASSDPLSLSMNPQRVGVFVDYKKGLVSFHDVKSMFHIYSYTGQFFIGKLYPFVCLWSLNSTPLIICDVTNEESE